The following is a genomic window from Phaseolus vulgaris cultivar G19833 chromosome 6, P. vulgaris v2.0, whole genome shotgun sequence.
ATGTAATTAATATGGAAAAAAATGGCTTTCGTCCTTTAccttttttttgtaaatttaaaactCACACAcgtgataataaataaatactaaatacatTCTCAATTAtattaactataataaaattaaaaaaaatagaattaaatttgttatagtaaaattgtaattttttttactgtactaaaaatgaaatatattaatatttttttattagtaaagaataaatgaattaaaaaagacACTTCAAGTGTgtctcaatccttatacaagtaCCAAAATACCTTCCATCTATCTTACATCCCTTTAACCGgagttatagtaactaaattagtgGTCATTTTAgggattaaataaatttttggtttctaaattagtttttattattgttaaatagtttctaaattggtatctaattagcaaccaaggtttttgctaccaaatttagaaacgaaataattagtagttaaaatcttggtagttaattagataccaatttagaaactatttaacaacaatagaaaccaatttagaaaccaaattttttttagtttctaaaatggtctttaatttagttactattacaactaattattttggtctctaaaaattgatttctatttgaagattttcttgtagtatataAAGAATAAGCCAACATAGTAAACCCAATATAGAAACCACATAACACCCTATACAACACGAGGCGAGCCAATATGCCCAACTATGGCATACTACGAAATTATGTagaaactcttaaattgcatacACAAAATCAGCTTTGACAGTGGAACTTTCAACATCTTATTCTACATAATTTCACTTCCCATAGTACATTGGTATCTTCACAATTTTCCCTGcatacaagataaacaacaacCCTTCCCAACTACAAGCAAAGACTATGTCATACTGCTTAAGTTATtcaattgattaaaaaataaaagcaacCCATAGAGAGAATTTACCACCTTACTTGTTTAcctaaattgtttttaatatgtCGTAACATAGTGCCTCCATGTCATTCCTCCTTCATCCATTCATCCTTATTTCCATCAATTCCCACATGTGCAGAAGAATAAGAAAACCATTTTTGCCACAAGCTTCTACATGCCCTttattaccggacaaaatcattattagacttaattagtattaccggacaaaatcattattagacttaattagacttaattacaggaatataatcactattaatgagtctataattagacttaattataggaatataatcactattaatgggtctataattagtcttaattacagatgttaggttagaaaaagaatctttacggttctgtacggttctaatgctatggttatatatatgtatcattgctataaatgaaagacagattgaataaaacagaaaatattctttcatggtatcagagcacaaaactctgatacccgacaaacacaaagcaaaggcaACGGTGCACAACCATGGCAGATGCACCAGAAAAGAATAATGCCAACAAAGCAGAGCACGAAGGAGGAGGTGCTAAGAAGACCTACTCGCCATATGATCTCAACGCGAGTGACAATCCCGGAAACATAATCACGCAAGTCCAATTGCACGGAGAAAATTACGACGAATGGGCAAGAGCAGTAAAGATCTCGCTTCGTGCCCGGAGAAAATGGGGCTTCATTGATGGAACACATATccaaccagaggatgaggcaccCGACCTTGAAGATTGGTGGACCGTGCAGTCCATGATTGTCTCTTGGATTCTAAACACCATTGAACCAAGCTTACGATCCACAGTAGCATATGCTGAGACTGCACATAACTTGTGGGAAGACATTAAAGAAAGATTCTCAGTCGTGAATGGACCTAGAATTCAACAACTAAGGTCGGACTTGTCAAGATGCAAGCAGGAGGGAATGGTGGTGGCAACTTACTTTGGAAAAAGCTTGCTAACAGTGACAAAATTCCATCTTGTACGTGTGGTGGATGCAAGTGTGGGATTGGTGCTCAGTTGGAAAAACGAGAAGGTTCATCAATTCCTTATGGGGTTGGATGACGCAAGCTACGGGACAGTAAGATCAAACATTCTTGCCTCAGACCCATTGCCGTCTCTGAACCGCGTATATGCTAtgttggtacaagaagaaagagtgagaatgatggccaaatcaacggaagaaagggggttggtcgtgggtctcgcgatgcaggccaactacaaagaaaaagggcgtggagatatggtagaaaaattaatgacgtgcagtcattgcggtaaaaatggtcacgacatgaagggatgcttccaattgatcggatatcccgaatggtggggtgacagaccaaaaagtgaaggcaaatggaacggcaggggacgccaagggatgcgaaacaaaggtaacccgacacgtgcaaatgtggcacacgctagtggaagcaacagtcaagccaacaatgacgacaagaaacttgagatggcaggtctgaccaatgaacaatggaaggtactggttgatatgatcagcaaacaaaaatcaaatgaataaGAGAAAATGACTGGTAAGAGCATTTGGGATTTGTGGATTATTGACAGTGGGGCATCAAACCATATGACCAGGTCACTGGAAAATTTGAGTGAAAATGAAACTATACAAGGGTGCCCCGTAGGGTTACCCGATGGTGAACGTGTTCTAGCTTGCGAACAGGGAACAGtgactcttgaagaaggacttgaattgaaaaatgtcctttatgttcccaaattaaaatgcaatttactttcagtacctcaattgacggatgaagaaaattgtgttgtaacattcactgataaattgtatattatacaggaccgcacttcgaggacgctgattggagcaggtgaacggaaagatgggctttattggtatcgtggggtacggaagactcaagcatgtcatgttaagatggaaaatcaactagcactttggcaccaaagattaggacatccgtcatttaagattgtgcaaatgcttcctgatataagtgggaaatgtactcgtgatgagttgaataaagtttgtgaagtttgtgaaaaatcgaaacaaacgagagataagtttttcttaagtgcgcatcaagctttgaatatttttgatttaattcattgtgacttatggggtccttataaaactccttcatcctgtggtgcttcatatttttttgacaattgtggatgattgttcacgggcagtttggatctatttgttaaaagaaaaaatagaggtatcagtgactttgaaaaaaaattcacactcgttgagaggcaatacaacaaatgtgttgaaatggttcgctctgacaatggaaccgaattcatgtgtctaaaacaatatttcattcaacaaggtatccttcaccaaacttcctgtgtcgggaccccgcaacaaaatggacgcgtcgaacgcaagcatcggcatattctgaatgttgctcggtcattacggtttcaaggcaatcttcccattaaattttggggggaatgcgttttgactgcaagctacttaatcaatctcacaccatcctccattctaaaaggaaaaattccctatgaagtgatccatggatgtgtacccagttacgcgcacttacgagtatttggttcattatgttatgctcataatcaaaatagacagcgggataaatttgatagtcgtagccgaaaatgtgtgtttttcgggtatccatatggccaaaaaggatggaaattatttgatttggaaacaGAAACTTTCACCCTTCCTTGACAAACCATGACAACCAATAGCTATTCTGCCTTGCTAAGAACCTGCATAAAACCAGTCCACACAAATCCTTTTTCCTCTTCCTGCACTGCAGCTCTGCGCATGCTTTTGTTTTACTCTGCTGCCAAATGGGTTCAATGGTTTTCATCAATGCAATTCGGTAGATTAGCTCTTAGACTGCACTTTTGTATCGCTGTCAGTCACTCCTTCTTTTGCCACTACATTCCAAGATTTATTCCTATGAAGCTTTCTTTGTCATAGCTTATGCACTGCTCCACTGTAGCTTTACCTGCAACAAAAAAAACACTGCCTTCCACACCTCTAAGCTAGTTCAAAGATACAAAGCATACCCATAATGTTTGACAACAATAACACATTCGACAATTTATTACTTCAATACCAACAACACCAAACaatgaataatgaaatatgGAGCAAGTAATTCTTTTATGCAATTATTTTGTTGCTATGTTAATGCAGATTAAAGGGGATAAAATACAATCAGAAAAAGAGAACTTGATTTTCTTTACTTTATGTTTCATCCATGTCCATGACTGGACTTGTGCCATAGTAAGAATTTCCTCTACATCTATTGTTGAACAAAATGTTTTGATGCCTCCAAATTTGTGTGGAAAGCTTAAGGACCATGTTGTtatgtgtgttgtctagtagttttttacttgttaattcactcatTGTATTGATCCAAACTCTCTTGATTCTTTATCTCTTTGAAAAGAAAAGTTGTGAAAGTTTAACATGTTGAATTGTCAAAACAACTGCTTGTTTGACACTTAatggtttttaaaatgat
Proteins encoded in this region:
- the LOC137833385 gene encoding uncharacterized protein, with translation MADAPEKNNANKAEHEGGGAKKTYSPYDLNASDNPGNIITQVQLHGENYDEWARAVKISLRARRKWGFIDGTHIQPEDEAPDLEDWWTVQSMIVSWILNTIEPSLRSTVAYAETAHNLWEDIKERFSVVNGPRIQQLRSDLSRCKQEGMVVATYFGKSLLTVTKFHLVRVVDASVGLVLSWKNEKVHQFLMGLDDASYGTVRSNILASDPLPSLNRVYAMLINLKERILVKGSVLKADYVQRGVTTVIKENIPKSWKFKSLND